The proteins below are encoded in one region of Tachypleus tridentatus isolate NWPU-2018 chromosome 4, ASM421037v1, whole genome shotgun sequence:
- the LOC143248182 gene encoding protein FAM200C-like, which yields MSKKRKWNDEYVKFGFTCTTEKDGTQRPQCILCSTLFSNANLKPSKLDEHFKNKHGGRDAGNDIVTLRVKRARFDQVGTLPTYGFSPTEKLLLRASYEVAYQIAKSKKPHTIGEELIKPCALEMAKIVLGKEAEKKLQQVSLSNDVIHNRIIDMSVDILEQVVADIKASPVKISLQVDESTDSLKTTAQAIDVLNKIQELFSRNELHLDKIGSICTDGAPAMLGNRSGFAALMRKEVPNLKITHCFLHRHSLSAKTLPPDLKKTLDICVKVVNFIRSRALNHRLFQSLCEEMGQEHTVLLYHTEVRWLSRGPVLFRVFELRGEIHQFLRERVQELAIYFKEPSFAQMLAYLADVF from the exons ATGTCGAAGAAACGAAAGTGGAATGACGAATATGTCAAGTTTGGTTTCACCTGTACTACAGAGAAGGATGGGACACAACGTCCACAGTGTATCCTGTGCAGCACACTCTTCTCCAATGCGAACTTGAAGCCATCAAAGCTTGATgaacatttcaagaacaaacatggTGGCAGGGATGCAGGAAATGACATTGTGACATTAAGGGTCAAAAGAGctaggtttgatcaggttggcacATTGCCGACTTATGGATTTTCGCCAACAGAGAAACTTTTACTGCGTGCTTCTTATGAAGTTGCATACCAGATtgctaaatcaaagaaaccccaTACAATTGGTGAGGAACTGATCAAGCCATGTGCCCTTGAAATGGCAAAGATTGTTCTCGGCAAGGAAGCTGAGAAGAAACTCCAACAAGTGTCTTTGTCAAATGATGTAATCCATAACCGAATCATCGACATGAGTGTTGACATCCTGGAACAAGTTGTAGCTGACATCAAGGCTAGTCCAGTTAAGATTAGCCTACaagtggatgaatcaacagat TCCTTAAAGACAACTGCACAAGCTATAGATGtgcttaacaaaatacaagaacttTTCTCAAGAAACGAACTTCACCTTGACAAAATTGGTTCAATATGTACAGATGGTGCACCAGCAATGCTGGGCAATCGTTCTGGGTTTGCTGCATTAATGAGGAAAGAAGTTCCTAATCTGAAAATCACTCACTGCTTTCTTCATCGTCACTCTCTTTCAGCAAAGACATTGCCCCCAGATCTCAAGAAAACTCTGGATATTTGTGTCAAGGTTGTAAACTTTATTCGCAGCCGAGCTTTGAATCATCGATTGTTTCAGTCACTTTGTGAGGAAATGGGTCAGGAACACACTGTTCTTTTGTACCACACTGAAGTGAGGTGGTTGTCACGTGGTCCTGTGCTGTTTCGTGTGTTTGAACTGAGAGGAGAAATTCACCAGTTTCTCCGTGAAAGGGTACAAGAACtggctatatattt